A stretch of Desulfobacter hydrogenophilus DNA encodes these proteins:
- a CDS encoding deoxyguanosinetriphosphate triphosphohydrolase — translation MNTLNSKIEQNPSIREIFQQREHNFLSRYGTPSTSGKRRHPDVAPDKIRTPFQLDRDRIVYSNAFRRLKYKTQVFLSPLGDHYRTRLTHTLEVSETARNIARAMRLNEDLAEAVALGHDLGHTPFGHGGETALIQVHSSRFTHSDQSLRVVDVLENRGKGLNLTTQVRDGILKHSKGFGNIIPATPGETASTIEGRIVRVADIIAYLNHDLDDALRGKVIFRDEVPDICTRKLGKTHSARASTMMEQLVYNSGPQNGEFILSMGEETMEAMTILRKFLFEKVYRSPAVHGEFVKAKKVIIGLYKYFMENPDEMQKELEKMEMAPWDSAKNKLKRSVCDVIASMTDRYALKLYARLFFPNPLV, via the coding sequence ATGAATACACTAAACTCCAAAATAGAACAAAATCCCAGTATCCGGGAAATCTTCCAGCAACGGGAGCATAATTTCCTGTCAAGATACGGAACCCCTAGCACCAGCGGAAAACGCCGGCACCCTGACGTTGCCCCCGACAAAATCAGAACCCCCTTTCAGCTGGACCGGGACCGAATTGTATACTCCAATGCCTTCAGGCGATTGAAATACAAGACCCAAGTATTTCTATCGCCGCTGGGGGACCATTACCGGACCCGGCTTACCCATACCCTAGAAGTTTCTGAAACGGCAAGGAATATTGCCCGGGCCATGCGCCTGAACGAGGATCTTGCCGAAGCGGTTGCACTGGGCCATGATCTAGGGCATACGCCTTTTGGCCATGGTGGGGAAACTGCTCTGATCCAGGTACACTCTTCCCGTTTTACCCATTCCGACCAGAGCTTAAGGGTGGTGGATGTATTGGAAAACAGAGGGAAGGGCCTGAATCTCACCACCCAGGTCAGGGATGGTATTCTTAAGCATTCCAAGGGATTCGGCAACATCATCCCGGCTACGCCCGGTGAAACCGCATCCACCATTGAAGGGCGGATCGTACGCGTGGCCGACATCATCGCTTACCTGAACCATGACCTCGATGATGCGTTGCGGGGTAAGGTCATCTTCAGGGATGAGGTGCCTGATATCTGCACCCGAAAGCTTGGCAAAACCCATTCCGCCCGGGCATCTACAATGATGGAACAGCTGGTTTACAACAGCGGGCCCCAAAACGGAGAATTCATTTTAAGCATGGGTGAGGAAACCATGGAAGCCATGACAATCCTAAGAAAATTTCTCTTTGAAAAGGTATACCGCTCCCCAGCGGTTCATGGCGAATTTGTAAAGGCAAAAAAAGTAATTATCGGTCTTTACAAATATTTCATGGAAAATCCCGACGAGATGCAAAAAGAACTGGAAAAAATGGAAATGGCCCCATGGGATTCAGCAAAAAATAAACTGAAACGCTCCGTGTGTGATGTCATTGCCTCCATGACAGACCGATACGCACTTAAATTGTACGCGCGTCTGTTTTTCCCCAACCCATTGGTTTAA
- a CDS encoding SDR family NAD(P)-dependent oxidoreductase, giving the protein MEIKGKVALVLGAVKGIGKGIGLDLARQGANLILTRHDWPDAFCDMEAEFEKTGAQHHIINADLRITDEIDGLAKFIRDRYGRLDILVNNIERGGWPTVHGAYVEDQWDLEIETTLKAKRWVFEAMFPLLKAGDDAVVINLSSVAAITGRSGPAALVFNEGYSAANRGVGVLTETWARMGAPLVRVNELMLGIFETRHAQGTRGWREVLTDEEKRSLIDHTLVGRTGQVSDAVKAVNFIIRDAPYMTGATLRIDGGFVLGGAPVPPMPRGII; this is encoded by the coding sequence ATGGAAATCAAAGGAAAAGTGGCTTTGGTGCTTGGAGCGGTCAAGGGAATCGGCAAAGGCATTGGCCTGGACCTTGCTCGGCAGGGGGCAAATCTTATCCTCACTCGCCATGACTGGCCGGATGCCTTCTGTGATATGGAGGCGGAATTTGAGAAGACAGGTGCCCAACACCATATAATAAATGCAGATTTGCGTATAACCGATGAAATAGACGGTCTGGCAAAGTTTATAAGAGATCGGTATGGGCGTTTGGATATTTTGGTGAACAACATTGAACGCGGCGGGTGGCCTACGGTTCACGGGGCATATGTTGAAGATCAGTGGGATTTGGAGATTGAAACAACGCTTAAAGCCAAACGCTGGGTTTTTGAGGCGATGTTTCCCTTGCTGAAGGCCGGTGATGACGCCGTTGTCATTAATCTTTCTTCTGTTGCGGCCATAACCGGGAGATCCGGCCCTGCTGCCCTGGTTTTCAACGAGGGGTATTCAGCCGCCAACCGGGGGGTTGGCGTACTCACCGAAACATGGGCCAGGATGGGGGCGCCTTTAGTCCGTGTGAACGAATTAATGCTGGGTATCTTTGAAACCCGTCATGCCCAGGGGACCCGGGGGTGGCGGGAGGTATTGACGGACGAGGAAAAGCGTTCCCTGATAGACCATACCCTGGTGGGTCGGACCGGCCAAGTTTCCGATGCTGTCAAGGCTGTCAATTTTATTATCAGGGATGCCCCATATATGACTGGTGCCACCCTCCGTATAGACGGTGGCTTCGTCCTGGGCGGGGCTCCTGTGCCGCCGATGCCCCGGGGCATCATTTAG
- a CDS encoding YkgJ family cysteine cluster protein, whose amino-acid sequence MNDEMLPVALDDFMQFNCSPDNPCFNQCCRDLNQALTPYDVLRMKNAVNLPSGQFLQKYTSRHTGPGSGLPVLTFKANPATGHACPFVTDSGCSIYDDRPASCRMYPLARAVAKDRRTGKHVEYFALIEEEHCKGFGVQGNQTVAQWLKGQDVVDHNTENDKILELISLKNQIRPGRLEVAEEDVFYMALYDLDNFKFQIKEKGLLASLDLPGEYVEKVVADDLSLLNFGIAWVKYQLFGKDLEIRG is encoded by the coding sequence ATGAACGATGAGATGTTACCTGTGGCCTTGGATGATTTTATGCAATTCAACTGCAGTCCGGATAACCCTTGCTTCAATCAATGTTGCAGGGATCTGAACCAGGCACTGACCCCCTATGATGTTCTGAGAATGAAAAATGCAGTGAATTTGCCGTCCGGGCAGTTTCTGCAAAAATATACATCCCGGCATACCGGGCCCGGTTCCGGTCTGCCGGTGCTTACCTTCAAGGCCAATCCTGCCACCGGCCACGCCTGTCCTTTTGTCACGGATTCAGGGTGTTCCATATATGATGACCGTCCTGCGTCATGCCGCATGTATCCCTTGGCCCGGGCCGTTGCAAAGGACAGGAGAACCGGGAAGCATGTCGAATATTTTGCTTTGATTGAAGAAGAGCACTGCAAGGGCTTTGGCGTTCAGGGTAACCAGACCGTAGCCCAGTGGCTCAAAGGCCAGGATGTGGTCGACCACAACACTGAAAATGATAAAATTCTTGAACTGATCAGCCTTAAAAATCAGATCCGGCCGGGAAGACTTGAAGTCGCCGAAGAAGATGTTTTTTACATGGCTTTATATGATCTGGATAATTTCAAATTTCAGATTAAGGAAAAAGGGCTTCTTGCTTCACTTGATCTGCCCGGGGAATATGTGGAAAAGGTTGTAGCTGATGATTTAAGTCTGCTTAATTTCGGTATTGCCTGGGTAAAATACCAGTTGTTTGGCAAGGATTTGGAAATTCGGGGCTGA
- the infC gene encoding translation initiation factor IF-3, protein MLRREVKISKRVKQDQTRVNKGIRATEVRVIGSDGEQVGVLPIAEALRIAQSDALDLVEVSPDARPPVCKIMDHGKYKYELTKKKQEAKRKQKSVQIKEIKVRPKTGDHDLETKVRHVDKFISNGDKVKITLVFRGREFMLREQANIILEKVVEMTKDFAQVEQLPKFEGRVITMLLGPK, encoded by the coding sequence GTGCTTCGGCGGGAGGTAAAAATATCTAAGCGAGTTAAGCAGGATCAGACAAGAGTGAATAAGGGGATCAGGGCTACTGAGGTACGGGTTATCGGTTCTGATGGTGAACAGGTAGGCGTTCTGCCCATTGCTGAGGCATTGCGTATTGCCCAAAGCGATGCATTGGATTTGGTTGAAGTGTCTCCGGATGCCAGGCCGCCTGTCTGCAAAATAATGGATCATGGAAAGTATAAGTACGAGCTGACTAAGAAAAAACAGGAAGCCAAAAGGAAGCAGAAAAGTGTTCAGATCAAGGAGATCAAAGTTCGTCCCAAAACAGGCGATCATGATCTTGAAACCAAGGTCCGTCACGTAGATAAATTTATTTCCAATGGTGATAAGGTGAAGATAACCCTGGTTTTCAGGGGGCGTGAGTTTATGCTCAGGGAACAGGCCAACATCATCCTGGAAAAAGTGGTGGAAATGACCAAGGACTTCGCCCAGGTGGAGCAGCTTCCCAAGTTTGAAGGGCGGGTCATTACCATGTTGCTCGGTCCCAAATAA
- the aprA gene encoding adenylyl-sulfate reductase subunit alpha, translated as MALPNKPAGEIKVVREPEVEKRDVDVLIIGGGMAACGTAFEIKKWADDDTKILLVDKAALERSGAVAQGLSAINTYIGENKVEDYVRMVRNDLMGIVREDLIFDLGRHVDDSVDLFEEWGLPIWKKTDDGKNLDGKKGQKAGTLKSGATPVRTGKWQIMINGESYKRIVAEAGKKALGDENILERVFIVEILNDKNDPKRAAGAVGFSVRENKIYIISAKVMMVACGGAVNIYQPRSVAEGKGRAWYPVWNAGSTYTMALRAGAELSMMENRFTPARFKDGYGPVGAWFLLFKAKTVNGLGENYAGSDDAKAELEKYAPYGTAAVTPTCLRNHLMMKEYKEGRGPIIMETTKALAALGETMDKKELKHLESEAWEDFLDMSVGQAGLWCATNTEPEKKDSEIMPTEPYLLGSHSGCCGIWCSGPEEDWVPDSYKWGYNRMTTVRGLFTAGDGVGCSGHKFSSGSHAEGRIIAKSMMQYLKAEGDKVSGFAETDQELIDMVYYPVYNYLDNCEYTTATDVNPKYCKPAGMAMRLMKMTNEYGAGTATFYMTNGKSLEVLMDLFEMFREDLEKIAAGDLHELLRAWEIIHRLYTVQAHTRHIQFREESRYPGFYYRGDFMGQNDDEWFCFTNSSYDKKTNEWTLKKEPYVKIISD; from the coding sequence ATGGCATTACCTAACAAACCTGCTGGTGAAATTAAAGTCGTTAGAGAGCCAGAGGTAGAAAAAAGAGACGTTGATGTTCTAATCATCGGCGGTGGTATGGCTGCCTGCGGTACTGCATTTGAAATCAAAAAATGGGCTGATGACGACACCAAAATTCTGCTTGTCGACAAAGCCGCTCTCGAACGGTCCGGCGCTGTTGCCCAGGGTCTGTCCGCCATCAACACATACATCGGTGAGAACAAAGTCGAAGATTATGTCCGCATGGTCCGTAACGACCTCATGGGTATTGTCCGTGAAGATTTGATCTTTGACCTTGGCCGTCATGTTGATGATTCCGTAGATCTGTTCGAAGAATGGGGACTTCCCATCTGGAAAAAAACCGACGACGGTAAAAACCTCGACGGTAAAAAAGGCCAGAAAGCCGGTACACTTAAAAGCGGTGCTACTCCCGTTCGGACCGGTAAATGGCAGATCATGATCAACGGTGAATCCTACAAAAGAATCGTTGCTGAAGCCGGTAAAAAAGCTCTTGGCGACGAAAATATCCTGGAAAGGGTTTTCATCGTTGAAATCCTCAACGATAAAAATGATCCCAAAAGAGCTGCTGGCGCAGTTGGTTTCTCCGTACGTGAAAACAAAATTTACATCATCAGCGCAAAAGTTATGATGGTTGCCTGCGGTGGCGCGGTTAACATCTACCAGCCCCGTTCCGTTGCTGAAGGCAAAGGCCGTGCATGGTATCCTGTATGGAATGCCGGTTCCACCTACACCATGGCTCTTAGAGCTGGCGCTGAACTTTCCATGATGGAAAACCGTTTCACCCCGGCCCGTTTTAAAGACGGCTACGGCCCTGTTGGTGCATGGTTCCTGCTGTTTAAAGCAAAAACCGTTAACGGTCTTGGCGAAAACTATGCCGGTTCCGACGATGCCAAAGCTGAACTTGAAAAATATGCGCCTTACGGAACTGCTGCCGTAACCCCGACCTGTCTGCGTAATCATCTGATGATGAAAGAATACAAAGAAGGCCGCGGTCCTATCATTATGGAAACCACCAAAGCACTTGCTGCTCTTGGCGAAACCATGGATAAGAAAGAACTGAAACATCTCGAGTCAGAAGCTTGGGAAGATTTCCTTGACATGTCCGTTGGCCAGGCAGGCCTCTGGTGTGCAACCAACACTGAGCCCGAGAAAAAAGACTCAGAAATTATGCCCACCGAACCATACCTGCTGGGTTCTCATTCCGGTTGCTGCGGCATCTGGTGCTCCGGTCCCGAAGAAGACTGGGTACCTGATTCCTACAAATGGGGCTACAACAGAATGACCACCGTTCGCGGTCTGTTCACTGCCGGTGACGGCGTTGGCTGCTCCGGTCACAAGTTCTCCTCTGGTTCCCATGCAGAAGGACGTATCATTGCCAAGTCCATGATGCAGTACCTGAAAGCCGAAGGCGACAAGGTTTCCGGTTTTGCTGAAACTGATCAGGAACTGATCGATATGGTTTACTATCCGGTATACAATTATCTGGATAACTGTGAATACACCACAGCCACAGATGTAAACCCCAAGTACTGCAAGCCTGCTGGCATGGCCATGCGTCTGATGAAAATGACCAATGAGTATGGTGCTGGTACTGCTACGTTCTACATGACCAACGGCAAATCTCTTGAAGTTCTCATGGACCTGTTCGAAATGTTCCGTGAAGACCTTGAGAAAATCGCTGCCGGTGATCTGCATGAACTGCTCAGAGCATGGGAAATTATCCATCGTCTCTACACTGTTCAGGCTCATACCCGTCACATTCAGTTCCGTGAAGAATCCAGATACCCTGGTTTCTACTACAGAGGCGACTTCATGGGCCAGAATGATGATGAATGGTTCTGCTTCACCAACTCATCTTACGACAAGAAGACCAACGAGTGGACGCTGAAAAAAGAACCCTACGTTAAAATCATCTCCGACTAG
- a CDS encoding nucleoside deaminase: MDYEFFMEQALEQARKAFYQGQFPVGCVIVQDDQVIASGARGGTSGDLSFFSEIDHAEIRALKSLESSNIRFAPERAVLFCTMEPCLMCFAAIILAGIRTLVFAYEDVMGGGTALDRTHLTPLYRDAQITIVSHVLRKKSLDLFHNFFNKEANLYWKDSLLESYTLDQWRESGTK; this comes from the coding sequence TTGGACTACGAGTTTTTTATGGAACAGGCCCTTGAACAGGCCCGTAAGGCTTTTTATCAAGGGCAGTTTCCTGTTGGATGTGTGATTGTTCAAGATGATCAGGTGATTGCTTCGGGTGCCAGAGGCGGCACGTCAGGGGATCTATCTTTTTTCAGTGAAATTGATCATGCAGAAATACGTGCGCTTAAATCCCTTGAATCCTCAAATATCCGGTTTGCCCCGGAACGCGCCGTGCTGTTCTGCACCATGGAACCTTGTCTGATGTGTTTTGCCGCAATTATTCTGGCGGGTATCCGGACCCTGGTATTTGCCTATGAAGATGTGATGGGAGGAGGCACCGCCTTGGACAGAACGCATCTCACGCCTTTATATAGGGACGCGCAAATCACGATCGTTTCCCATGTGCTGCGTAAAAAAAGCCTTGATCTTTTCCATAATTTTTTTAATAAAGAGGCTAATTTATACTGGAAAGACAGCCTTCTGGAGTCATACACGCTTGATCAATGGCGTGAATCTGGCACTAAGTAG
- the pta gene encoding phosphate acetyltransferase gives MSSGLYITATQAGAGKSAIALGVMEMLFRKLEHVGFFRPIITKDPEDAWDLDIELMSSQFHLDRPYATMYGVAQNEADHLLSHGKKDELLEKIIEKYNDAREKCGFILCEGTDFVSSTTGVEFDINATIIQNLNCPVLLVADAHNKSMEEAATLTSMTLDSLGSKGCHILGTIINRVTPANHSGIIDHFKKTGLFPDQLIYAIPEEEILANPTIAEVAAALGAKVLIGSNQLYRHARCFTVAAMQLTNLLSRIDHGTLIITPGDRADVIVGCMAALSSDSIENVSGIILTGGLVPEGPVWDLIKGIPDAVPVLSVPENTFPTALAVEKIKGSISPYDDRKIIRTLALFEQHVDIERMMDKVITTDATIMTPKMFEYELIRKARMFKKRIVLPEGDEERILRAVETILRRGIADITLLGDEKKIQHKIRTLGLRMDGFEIINPGKSDLLETYAQVYCELRKHKGMTIENARDRVTDINYFGTMMVHMGDVDGMVSGSVHSTAATIIPSFEIIKAKKPQTPVSGLFFMCLPHKVLAYGDCAINPDPNAEQLAEIAITSAQTVKMFDIEPRVAMLSYSTGTSGKGKDVDKVREATKIVKQKCPDLLIEGPIQYDAAIEPDVAKTKMPDSPVAGRATVFIFPDLNTGNNTYKAVQRSSNAVAIGPTLQGLNKPVNDLSRGCLVTDIINTVAITAIQAAEQDIRTQDQ, from the coding sequence ATGTCAAGCGGTTTATATATCACCGCCACCCAGGCGGGCGCCGGCAAATCAGCTATTGCGTTAGGTGTAATGGAAATGCTTTTTCGAAAACTGGAACATGTGGGCTTTTTTAGACCTATCATCACCAAAGACCCCGAAGATGCCTGGGATCTGGATATTGAACTGATGTCCAGTCAGTTCCATCTTGACCGGCCCTATGCCACCATGTACGGCGTCGCCCAGAACGAGGCGGACCACCTGTTAAGCCATGGGAAAAAAGATGAGTTACTTGAAAAAATCATCGAGAAATACAATGATGCCAGGGAAAAATGCGGTTTTATCCTTTGCGAAGGAACAGATTTTGTTTCTTCCACCACCGGTGTGGAATTCGACATCAATGCAACCATTATCCAGAATCTGAACTGCCCCGTGCTCCTGGTGGCTGATGCCCACAATAAATCCATGGAAGAAGCGGCCACACTAACCAGTATGACGTTAGACTCACTGGGAAGCAAAGGGTGTCATATCCTGGGCACCATAATCAACCGGGTAACACCTGCCAACCATTCCGGCATCATTGACCATTTCAAAAAAACCGGGTTATTTCCTGATCAACTGATATATGCCATTCCCGAAGAAGAAATACTGGCCAATCCAACCATTGCAGAAGTTGCAGCGGCGCTGGGCGCAAAAGTACTTATTGGAAGCAACCAGCTCTATCGACATGCTCGGTGCTTTACCGTTGCGGCCATGCAGTTGACCAATCTGCTAAGCAGAATCGACCACGGCACCCTGATCATCACCCCGGGAGACCGGGCCGATGTCATTGTGGGATGCATGGCAGCCCTGTCTTCGGATTCCATCGAAAATGTCTCCGGCATCATTTTGACCGGCGGTCTTGTACCAGAAGGCCCGGTATGGGACCTTATCAAAGGCATCCCTGATGCCGTACCCGTGCTCAGCGTCCCCGAAAACACATTCCCCACCGCCCTGGCCGTGGAAAAAATCAAGGGTTCAATTTCCCCGTACGATGACAGAAAAATCATCCGGACTTTGGCGTTATTTGAACAACACGTAGACATCGAACGAATGATGGATAAAGTCATCACGACCGACGCCACCATCATGACACCGAAAATGTTCGAATACGAACTTATCCGCAAAGCCAGAATGTTCAAAAAAAGGATTGTTCTACCCGAGGGAGATGAAGAGCGCATATTACGGGCCGTGGAAACCATTCTGCGGCGTGGGATTGCTGACATCACCCTGCTTGGCGATGAAAAAAAGATTCAGCACAAGATCAGAACACTTGGCCTGCGCATGGATGGATTTGAAATCATCAACCCCGGAAAATCCGACCTGCTCGAGACCTATGCCCAAGTCTATTGCGAGTTAAGAAAACACAAAGGCATGACCATTGAAAATGCCCGGGACCGGGTGACGGATATCAACTATTTCGGCACGATGATGGTGCACATGGGTGATGTGGACGGCATGGTATCGGGTTCCGTCCACAGCACAGCCGCCACTATTATCCCCTCATTTGAAATCATCAAAGCCAAAAAACCGCAGACCCCGGTATCCGGACTGTTTTTCATGTGCCTGCCACATAAAGTGTTAGCGTATGGCGACTGCGCCATCAATCCGGACCCCAATGCGGAACAGCTTGCAGAAATTGCCATCACCTCAGCCCAAACCGTAAAAATGTTCGACATTGAACCAAGGGTCGCCATGCTTTCATACTCCACAGGCACCTCGGGCAAAGGCAAGGATGTAGACAAAGTCAGAGAAGCCACCAAAATTGTCAAGCAAAAGTGTCCGGATCTGCTGATTGAAGGTCCCATCCAGTATGATGCCGCCATAGAACCGGATGTCGCAAAAACCAAAATGCCCGACTCTCCTGTGGCCGGTAGAGCCACGGTTTTTATTTTTCCGGATCTCAATACAGGAAACAATACCTACAAAGCCGTGCAACGCTCCTCGAATGCCGTGGCCATTGGTCCGACCCTACAGGGTTTAAATAAGCCGGTGAATGACTTAAGCCGTGGGTGTCTTGTAACCGACATTATCAACACAGTAGCCATCACAGCCATCCAGGCCGCCGAACAGGATATAAGAACTCAGGATCAATGA
- a CDS encoding LysR substrate-binding domain-containing protein produces MTLRQLELFLALVKTPHLSQVAKDFGLTQSAVSMAIKALEETLGKLLFDRIHKRLVVNENGRYFFRMVEPLVFGLRESEAMFRDQDLVGDIKVGASSSIANYILPQIIYEFAELYEGVRVEKITGNTIEIGKLIEDGDVDIGFVEADYNSTEIEREVLGLDELYVVTGDPDLVSGEDYRMEELLSKRWILREEGSGTREVFLYHIEKYKKRFKPFLEVGHTEAVKSVLGNKGALSCLSRISVMNELLSGQLFRLKIKDFKFSRSFYTIWHKDKYFSSVLQEFIYYTKERYKAVYEHQAHPH; encoded by the coding sequence TTGACATTAAGGCAACTTGAGCTATTTCTTGCGCTTGTGAAGACACCCCATTTAAGTCAGGTGGCCAAAGATTTCGGCCTGACCCAGTCTGCAGTATCCATGGCCATAAAAGCTCTTGAAGAAACTTTGGGAAAATTATTGTTCGACCGCATCCACAAAAGGTTAGTGGTCAATGAAAACGGGCGCTATTTTTTCAGGATGGTGGAGCCCCTTGTTTTTGGCCTGCGGGAAAGTGAGGCCATGTTCAGGGATCAAGATCTGGTTGGAGATATCAAGGTGGGCGCCAGTTCATCCATTGCCAACTATATCCTGCCCCAGATTATTTATGAGTTTGCTGAGCTATATGAAGGGGTCCGTGTGGAAAAAATAACCGGTAATACCATAGAAATCGGCAAGCTTATTGAAGATGGTGATGTGGATATCGGTTTTGTTGAGGCAGACTACAACAGCACCGAGATCGAGCGGGAGGTACTTGGCCTTGATGAGCTTTATGTGGTGACTGGAGATCCGGACCTTGTCAGCGGTGAAGATTACCGCATGGAAGAGCTTTTATCAAAGCGTTGGATTCTCCGGGAAGAGGGGTCCGGCACCCGGGAGGTTTTCCTGTATCATATAGAAAAGTATAAAAAACGGTTTAAGCCCTTCCTGGAAGTGGGGCATACGGAAGCTGTGAAATCGGTACTGGGGAACAAGGGGGCGCTAAGCTGCTTGTCCAGAATTTCCGTAATGAACGAGCTTCTGTCCGGGCAGTTGTTTCGTCTCAAGATAAAAGATTTTAAATTTTCCCGTTCCTTTTATACGATCTGGCATAAGGATAAATATTTTTCATCTGTTCTTCAGGAATTTATTTATTATACAAAGGAGCGTTATAAGGCGGTGTACGAACACCAGGCTCATCCTCATTGA
- a CDS encoding YkgJ family cysteine cluster protein, producing the protein MTHIPEQFSSLAQLYYDMDKAWNQVAQQYGFQCNGCEDNCCLSLFFHHTHAEASFLQFGFQTLPRKDQKHILALSRDYCRQTFSSTAESQNQPASKKIPCPLLKNDRCSLYKFRPMICRMHGLPHELHKPGFNVIKGPGCDAGKFDSRTYIPFDRTPFYKQMAVIEMNFRQLTGKTGKIKKAIAQILSDSMPEQRRDIKAP; encoded by the coding sequence ATGACACATATCCCGGAACAATTTTCATCCCTGGCCCAGCTCTACTATGATATGGATAAAGCATGGAATCAGGTTGCACAACAATATGGGTTTCAGTGCAACGGCTGTGAAGACAACTGCTGCCTGTCTCTATTTTTTCACCACACCCATGCCGAAGCATCTTTTCTGCAATTTGGCTTCCAGACATTGCCCCGTAAAGACCAAAAGCACATATTAGCCCTTAGCCGGGACTACTGCCGTCAAACCTTTTCCAGCACTGCGGAAAGCCAAAACCAGCCGGCATCCAAAAAAATCCCCTGCCCTTTGCTCAAAAATGACAGGTGCAGCCTTTACAAGTTTCGACCCATGATCTGCCGAATGCACGGACTGCCCCACGAGCTTCACAAACCCGGATTTAATGTCATAAAAGGACCTGGCTGTGATGCCGGAAAATTTGACAGCCGTACATATATTCCTTTTGACCGGACCCCGTTTTATAAACAGATGGCTGTCATCGAAATGAATTTCAGACAGCTGACAGGCAAAACCGGAAAAATAAAAAAAGCCATTGCCCAGATTCTATCCGATTCCATGCCGGAACAAAGAAGAGACATAAAGGCTCCTTGA
- the rpmI gene encoding 50S ribosomal protein L35, with protein sequence MPKIKTCRAAAKRFEKTGSGKYKFRKSHASHILTKKTTKRKRSLRQPQIVADSDMKSVRRMLPYG encoded by the coding sequence ATGCCAAAAATTAAAACATGCCGTGCGGCTGCCAAGCGGTTTGAAAAAACCGGGTCGGGTAAATACAAATTCCGCAAATCTCATGCCAGCCATATTCTGACCAAGAAGACCACCAAACGGAAGAGAAGTCTTCGTCAGCCCCAGATTGTTGCCGACTCTGATATGAAATCAGTCCGCCGGATGCTGCCCTACGGATAG
- the aprB gene encoding adenylyl-sulfate reductase subunit beta yields MPSFVIAEKCDGCKGGDKTACMYICPNDLMVLDANEMKAYNQEPDQCWECYSCVKICPSQAIEVRGYSDFVPMGAAVQPMMGTEDIMWTCKFRNGVVKRFKFPIRTTPEGEANSYDDLKGKDLSSGLLSTEEADGMELIVPTELA; encoded by the coding sequence ATGCCATCTTTTGTAATCGCAGAAAAATGTGACGGCTGTAAAGGCGGAGACAAAACCGCATGCATGTACATCTGCCCCAATGACCTGATGGTTCTGGATGCTAATGAAATGAAAGCTTACAACCAAGAACCTGATCAGTGCTGGGAATGCTACTCTTGCGTAAAGATTTGCCCCTCCCAGGCCATCGAAGTAAGAGGTTACTCTGACTTCGTGCCCATGGGCGCTGCTGTACAGCCCATGATGGGTACTGAGGACATTATGTGGACCTGTAAGTTCAGAAACGGCGTTGTAAAACGTTTCAAGTTCCCCATCAGAACCACTCCCGAAGGCGAAGCCAACTCTTATGATGATCTGAAGGGCAAAGACCTGTCTTCAGGATTGCTTTCCACTGAGGAAGCCGACGGCATGGAGCTAATAGTTCCCACCGAACTGGCATAG